The genome window CGCGCCGACTTCATGCGCGAGTTCCCGAGCCTGACCCTCGGCTCCGGCGCGGTCGCCGCCCTCCTGGGACGTGCCGACGCGCACCCCTCGGGGCACCGGCTGGTCATGGGCGTCACGCGCGCCGCGACGCAGTTCAACGACCTGTGCGTCGGCGGCGTCAACGGCATGTACACGGACGCGAAGGCGCTGCTGCGGGGCGGCATGCAGCTCGTCATGGCCGCGTGGCAGGAGGCGCGTCAGCACGTCGACTGGTCCGACATGGACCGGTACGTCATGCACCAGGTCTCCGACGTGCACACCGCCGCCATCATCAAGGCCGCCAAGCTCGACCGTGACCGCGTGCCGCTGACCTACCCGCGCTTCGGCAACGTCGGCCCGGCGTCCATCCCCATCACGCTCGCGCACGAGGCGCCGAGCCTGTCCCCGGGGGACCGCGTCCTGCTCATGGGCGTGGGCTCCGGCATCAACACGGCCATGATGGAGCTCGCCTGGTGACAGGAGCCACGACGGGGCACGCCGACCGGCTGCCCCCGCCCACGACCGCGCCCGCCGTGCTCCCCCCGGTCGGCCTGCCCGGCCTGGACGTCGGCTGGTCGCGCCTCGTCACGGTCGCCGAGACGCCGCTGCTCGGCGCGCACGGGCGGGCCGACGAGCCGCACGGCACCGAGCGCACGTGGCACGTCCTCGACACGGGACCGTCCCTCGCCGCACGCGGCGTCACCCCTGTCGGGACCCTGCTGTGCGTGCACGGCAACCCGACGTGGTCGTACCTGTGGCGGGACCTGCTCGCCGCGACGCTCGCCGCCGCGGACGCCCACCCCGCGGGGGCCTGGCGCGTCGTGGCCGTCGACCAGCTCGACATGGGCTTCTCCGAGCGCACCGGCACGCACCGGACCCTGCGCCGCCGCGTGCGGGACCTCGCCGACCTCACCGACGCCCTCGGGCTCGACGGGCCGGTCGTCACGGTCGGGCACGACTGGGGCGGCGTCGTCTCGCTCGGCTGGGCCGTCGACCACCCCGACGCGCTCGCGGGCGTCGTGCTGCTCAACACCGCGGTGCACCAGCCCGCCGACCGGCCGATCCCGCTGCCGCTGCGCCTCGCGCTGGGCGCGCTCGGCCCCTCGACCGTCGTGACGCCCGCGTTCCTCGGCACGACGCTCGCGCTCGCACACCCCTCGCTGCCCGACGACGTCAAGGACGCCTACCGAGCGCCGTACCGCACCGCGGAGCGCCGCTCGGGCATCGGGGCGTTTGTCGCCGACATCCCCGCCGGGCCCGACCACCGGAGCGCGGGCGAGCTCGACCGCATCGCCGACGGCGTCCGCGGCCTCGCCGTCCCCGCGCTCGTGCTCTGGGGCCCGCGGGACCCGGTCTTCGGCGACCCGCACCTCGCGGACCTGCTGGCGCGCCTCCCGCAGGCGCAGGTGCACCGCTTCGAGGGTGCCGGGCACCTGGTCGCCGAGGACGTCGACACCGCGGGCGCCGTCCTGACGTGGCTCGCCGACCGCCGGCCCGCCGACGCGCGGAGCATGCGGGGCGCGGAAACGGGCACGGATACGGGCACGGGCACGTGCGCCGGTGCGGTGTCGGCGTCGCGTCGTCCGCCGCTGTGGCGTCGCCTCGACGAGCTCGCCGACGACGGCTCGAGGGCCCTCGTCGAGATGGCACCCTCGACGGGCGGCGGCGTGCGGACCGTCACGTGGCGGCTCCTCGCGCGGCGCGTGCGCGAGCTCGCCGCCGGGCTGCACGCGGCCGGCGTCCGGCGCGGTGACCGGGTCTCGCTGCTCGTCCCGCCCGGCGCCGACCTCACGGCGACGCTCTACGCGTGCCTGTGCATCGGTGCGGTCGTGGTCGTCGCGGACGCCGGGCTCGGGGCACGCGGGCTCACGCGTGCGGTGCGGGGCGCGCAGCCCGCGGTGGTCGTGGGGGAGCGTCGCGGGCTCGTCGCGGCGCGCGCGCTCGGCTGGCCCGGGCGGCGCGTGTCGACGACGACGCTGCCGCGCGCGACCGCCGCGGCGCTCGGCGTCGAGCTGAGCCTGCCCGACCTCGTCGACCTCGGCGCGGGTGCCGACCTGCCGCCCGAGCCCGCGGCGGACGACGTCGCGGCGATCCTGTTCACGTCCGGGTCCACGGGCCCCGCCAAGGGCGTCGCGTACACGCACGACCAGCTCGCGGCGATGCGCGACGCGCTCGCCGACCAGTACGGCCTGGGCGTCGGGACGGGCCTGGTCGCGGGCTTCGCCCCGTTCGCGCTGCTGGGACCCGCGCTCGGGTGCCGCTCGGTCACGCCCGACATGGACGTCACCGCGCCCCGCACCCTGACCGCGC of Cellulomonas dongxiuzhuiae contains these proteins:
- a CDS encoding alpha/beta fold hydrolase; its protein translation is MTGATTGHADRLPPPTTAPAVLPPVGLPGLDVGWSRLVTVAETPLLGAHGRADEPHGTERTWHVLDTGPSLAARGVTPVGTLLCVHGNPTWSYLWRDLLAATLAAADAHPAGAWRVVAVDQLDMGFSERTGTHRTLRRRVRDLADLTDALGLDGPVVTVGHDWGGVVSLGWAVDHPDALAGVVLLNTAVHQPADRPIPLPLRLALGALGPSTVVTPAFLGTTLALAHPSLPDDVKDAYRAPYRTAERRSGIGAFVADIPAGPDHRSAGELDRIADGVRGLAVPALVLWGPRDPVFGDPHLADLLARLPQAQVHRFEGAGHLVAEDVDTAGAVLTWLADRRPADARSMRGAETGTDTGTGTCAGAVSASRRPPLWRRLDELADDGSRALVEMAPSTGGGVRTVTWRLLARRVRELAAGLHAAGVRRGDRVSLLVPPGADLTATLYACLCIGAVVVVADAGLGARGLTRAVRGAQPAVVVGERRGLVAARALGWPGRRVSTTTLPRATAAALGVELSLPDLVDLGAGADLPPEPAADDVAAILFTSGSTGPAKGVAYTHDQLAAMRDALADQYGLGVGTGLVAGFAPFALLGPALGCRSVTPDMDVTAPRTLTARAVAAAVAAATADLDGPTAVFLSPAAVANVVATSGDLTDDDERALARVGLLLSAGAPVGEGLLAAIGDLLPAAVPHTPYGMTEGLLLTDVTLEEIRAAGDGGAAGGVCVGRPAPAVTVRISALDADGRATGLLSATPGVTGEIVVAAPHVKDHYDRLWLTDRESRRGTPDGDGSARSDVDGDVASGARWHRTGDVGRLDDAGRLWVEGRLAHVVVTADGPVTPVGPEQRAQSVPGVARAGVVGVGPRGTQQVVVVVETDRGARRPSLATPELTAAVRAAVGRDVAAVLVVPDLPTDVRHNSKIDRARLARWAEGVLAGGRMGPP